CGCGGGAGACGGAGTCCAAGAGGACGCCGCAGATCGAGTCTGTCGTCCGGGCCATGGCGGGGCAGTTggcggaggcggaggcggtGCCTGTGATGTTGGTGGGTGATTTCAACGCGCCTTCGCATCTGGATTGGGTTGATGCCACGAGCGGGATGCACTGCGGACAAGGGGAGATGCCGTGGCCTACGTCAGTTGCGCCGACAGAGGCCGGGTTGGTTGATTCCTATCGGGTTGTGTGGCCAGAACCCGGGGCAAGGCCGGGGGTTACGTGGTCGCCTATCTTCTTGGAGAATGAGGGAAGGCCGGAGCCGATGGACAGGATTGATTTTGTGTATTTCCGGGGCGGGAAGTTGGAGGTCCTCGGGTCGGAGGAGGTTGTGGTGGGGGAGCCGGCGCCGGAGCCGGGGCACGGGGCAAATGAGTGGACTTCGGATCATGCTGCTGTTGTGACGAGGTTTAAGATGAAGAGTTAGTTGCATCTATGAAAATGCGTCGTATTGAATACTATCTCTAGAGGTCAAGTCTGCGAGAGTGAACATGATGTGTATACTGTAAGGCAAATGATGAAATCTGTGGCAGTCTGTTGGCCTTCGTGTCAAAGTCTTGGTCACTTGCTTAGAGCCCCGTCTTCTCCTCAGATCGCGATGTGCCCTCTACTACTGTTGATAAAAACAACATCCTGTGGCCTGTGAAACATCATAGGTGCGAACAGATAGAAATGGCCCAACAATTGCTATAGACTCTGTGCACTCGCTCCTTCGTCAATCAATGGAGAGTCTGCTGTGATATCGAGATATGCAATGCTTAAGTAAGGCACGTTGGATTAATTCATTAGTTGAATTGTGCAATAACCATGCATAAAATGCACTGACTAAGCACGATGGGATGCATTGCGATGACGTCAGTGTGGTTTGTGCGGAGCCATGATGTAAGTGCCCAGTGAGGTGGAAGGAGGACCGAAGAAGGAAGGAGGCCCTGTGCAATGTGGTCGACATCAGGCCACTCACCACACACTCACGGCAGGCACTTTGACGTTTGAACTTGTTTTCAGATTTTGGTATCAGGAAGGTGCACCTGCTGCTAAGGCCATGTACACAGTACTTACATAACCGCCTCCTCTCGAACCTGGATACCCGGAACGTCCTTTCATCCCCATCCACCACAAGTCAGTTCTGAAAAGAAGAAAGAAAACCACAACCAGACACCCAGTACTCGAACCGAATCGAGTTCCGGAAACCAAGTATCAAAAACCAAAGACGAACAAAGATGCCCTTCTCTTTCACATCCTCCatttccttctcctcctcaatCAGCCACAACGGCAAGACGGAGGAGAGGCGCTGGGCCCGCAAGACGGAGCGGAGTCCCTCGGGCACCACCGTCCGGACAGCGTCCTACAAGACAGGCGAGCCCGTCTACCTCGAGCGCCGCGAGTACGATTCCGCGGGACGCGCCCTACCAGAGGGACGCGCTGTCAAGAGCGATGGGACGGAAAAGATTGATCGTCGCATCGAGGACGTTTCTGAGCGGGAATGAAGGTGGGGGCTCCGGAATGGGATCATCAATATAATGGGCATGGAGTTTTGGGGTTTGTTTTGGGAGGTTATCAGTCAATGAGCGATCATTTTTCAAGTCTTTTATGAAGAAGTGTCCTACAAATGCACTTGGTCTCGTGATGGCAGGTGTAATATGTTGTCTTGAAAATCATCAACCACCTTGTTTAACCGTCGTACTGCATAACAACGACAGGGAGTTTTCACCATTTGATTTCACAAGCATCAAATATACGTGACGGTCATGACTGCATTACACTACGCTCTCTCGCGCATTCTACTGCCCGGCAACCTCAAATCTTGATGACAACCTTGCCAAAGTGCTTCTGGTCCCACTGGTACTGGTACGCCTCCTTGACCTCCTCGAAGCCGAAAATCTTCTGATCGACAACAGGCTTGATCTTGTTGGCGTCAATCGCCTGGTTCATCTCCTCAAACTGCTGCTTCGAGCCCACAAACAACCCGCGGATCGTGCAAATGTTGGCTAGCGCGTCCAGCAGTGTCGGCTGCTCCCCCTCGGGCTTGTCCCCGTGCGACAAGAACCCAATAATGGAAATCACGCCCTCCAGCTTGACAGCCTTGAGCGACTGCGCAACCGTTCCCGGACCGCCGACCTCGATGATGTGGTCGACGCCCACGCTCTCCGGCGTCAGCGACTTGGCCACCTCGCCCCAGTTGGGCGTCTCCTTGTAGTTGATGACATGGTGCGCTCCCAACTTCTTGAGCTGCTCGCCCTTGGCCGCCGACGACGTCGTCGCGATGACCGTCGCACCCGCTGCGACGGCGAACTGGATCGCCGAAAGGCTCACGCCGCCGGTGCCCTGCGTCAGCACGTAGTCGCCCGGCTTAAGGGCCTTGGACTGCAGACCGTACAACGCGTTCCACGCCGTCAGCGGCGCGCACGGGAGCGTGGCGGCCTCGACGGACGAGAGCGTCTTGGGGGACTTCACGACGCCGTGCTCGGGGAACACGGCGTATTGGCGGAGCGTGCCGTCGAGGGCACCGCCGAGGCCGGATTTGACGGCGAGAGGGGTGATGGGGTTGGATTGGTGGTGCTGGTTGAAGAGGGTCGCAATGTTGTCGCCCTCCTTGACCTGCGTGACCTTGGGGCCAACGGAGACGACGCGCCCGGCGCCGTCAGAGGCCGGGACGCGGGGGAAGCTGACGGGGAATGGGTAGAGGCCCTAGGTGCAAGGGAGCGGCGTTAGCGGGAGTGGCGGGCCGGCGTGTCTCGGTCGACCGGAGGTATTTCGGGCACCGGGCACAAGGGTTACAAGCGAACTTACCTTTGGGATGGCCAGATCGCGGAAGTTTAGGGAGACGGCCTCGATCTGCACGAGGACGTCGTAGTCGCCCAGCTGTGGCAGAGGCACATCCTTCTTGAGCTCGAGGGTATCCCAGTTGCTGCTGTCCTTGCCGATGCCGGTGATGGACCAGGCGTTGGTTGATGTTGGTGCCATGATGAGTACTTGTGTATGGGTGATGATCAGTTATCGTCCGATTAACCTTTTAGATTCTTCAGCAGAACCATGTAGGATCTTGCTTCGCAAACCTGGCCTTTATGTATCGAACTCCCCAAGAAAAGATTTCAAAGCAATCGTGGGGTTTTCGAAGCTCCGAAGCTTCGAAGAGCGTCGACATGAC
The Colletotrichum lupini chromosome 6, complete sequence DNA segment above includes these coding regions:
- a CDS encoding zinc-binding dehydrogenase codes for the protein MAPTSTNAWSITGIGKDSSNWDTLELKKDVPLPQLGDYDVLVQIEAVSLNFRDLAIPKGLYPFPVSFPRVPASDGAGRVVSVGPKVTQVKEGDNIATLFNQHHQSNPITPLAVKSGLGGALDGTLRQYAVFPEHGVVKSPKTLSSVEAATLPCAPLTAWNALYGLQSKALKPGDYVLTQGTGGVSLSAIQFAVAAGATVIATTSSAAKGEQLKKLGAHHVINYKETPNWGEVAKSLTPESVGVDHIIEVGGPGTVAQSLKAVKLEGVISIIGFLSHGDKPEGEQPTLLDALANICTIRGLFVGSKQQFEEMNQAIDANKIKPVVDQKIFGFEEVKEAYQYQWDQKHFGKVVIKI